The following nucleotide sequence is from Synechococcus sp. KORDI-52.
ATCCTGGGGTTCAGCCACCCGCCGGATCAATACGTCTCCACCTTTCTGACCGGCTGGCTGGACCAGACCCTGCGCGAAGCGCTGCTCACAACACCGGGCATCGGCGATGTACAGGTGTTCGGCAGCAGTGAGCTCTCCTTCCGCCTGTGGCTGGATCCGCAACGCCTTGAACAGACCAACCTCACCATCGGCGATGTCAGCCGTGCCCTGGCTGAACAAAATGTTTTGGCCGCCATTGGCAGCATTGGCGCTGCCCCGGTGCCATCGGGCCAGTTGCTGACGCTTCCCGTGGAGGCCGAGGGGCGACTCCGCAGCCAATCGGATTTCGAGAATCTCGTCTTGCGCCGGCTGGAGAACGGCGGACTGCTGCGGCTGAAGGATGTAGGGCGGGTGTCGCTCGGACAACGCAACTACGGACGAGAGGCGATGAATTTGGACGGAGAGCGCTCCGTGGCCGTGGGGATCTACCAGCGCGATGAAGCCAATGCCCTTGAGGTGAGCAGGGCGATCAAACGCAGGCTGAAGCAGTTGGAGCCGAGCTTCCCTCCGGGCATCGAGCTGTCGTTGATCGTTGATGTGGCCGACACAGTTCAGGCCAACCTCAACCGCACCTTCGTCACCTTGCGGGATGCCGTGCTGCTGGTGCTGGTGGTGCTGGTGCTGATGCTGGGCCGCTGGCGCCTGGCGCTGATCCCAGGCCTTGCGGTGCCGGTAGCGCTGGTGGGAAGCCTCACCCTGGTGAATCTGAGCGGTTCCAACCTCAACAGCCTGATCCTGTTCGGGCTGGTGCTGGCCACTGGGATCGTTGTTGATGACGCCATCGTTGTCAGCGAAGACATCGCCGGACGGATCGAACGGGGCACGCCCCCCGGGCAGGCCGCGGAAGACGCCATGGCCGAGCTGGCGAATGCAGTGATCGCCACCTCACTGGTGTTAGCCGCCGTGTTTCTGCCCGTGCTGCTCATTCCTGGATCGATCGGACGCCTGTATCAACCGATTGCTCTGGCCATTTCCGGAGCGATTCTGTTCTCCACCCTGAATGCGCTCAGCTTCACCCCGATGGCCTGCGCCCGTGTGTTGGGGCCTGGGGGTGGTCGACTTCCTGGGGCCATCGGCAGGCTAAGCCGCTGGCTTCGAGAGGGGATGCAGACTCTGCAGTGCCAATACGCCAAGCAACTTGAGCTGTGGCTGCAACGAAAGCGGCTCATCGCCTTTGTGCTTCTGAGTGGCCTCGTCATCACAGCCTCTGGATTGGCCGTCATGCCGACAGCTTTCATTCCCGATGACGACCAAGGCCAGATCCGCGGCTACTTCACCCTCCCCGACGGCGCCAGCCTTGAGCGCAGCGTGGCCGTGATGGACGACATCCGTCGCATCGTCAGCGAAGAGCCCCTGGTGCGCACCGGCAACTTTTATGCCGGCAGTTCCTTCGGACAGAGCGGAGAGGATCGCGGATCATTCTTCCTGCGCCTCAAGCCGCTGAAGGATCGCCCCGGCACAGCGCAAAGCAGCAACGCCATCAAACTCCGTCTCAGTCGGGAGATTCAAACACGGATCGGCGATGCCAGGGTCGTGCTGACCACCCCTGCGGCGGTGCGGGGCTTCAGCAGTGAATCAGGACTCTCGGTTGAACTGCTGGACCGCAGCGCCGGCCAATTAAGCCTGGAGCAGTTCGGCCGTGTCGCAGAGGAGTTCATCCAAACGGCGCAGGCAACAAAACAGTTTGAACGGGTCAGCACCCGCTTTGATGCCAGTTTCCCCCGCTGGCGCCTGACACTCAACCGCGACCAACTGGCAGCTCTCGACCTCGACTACGGCGCAACGCTGCGGGAGATCGGCACGGCCTTCGGCGGCCGCTACATCGACGACACCTACGACGACGGTCGAATCCGCTCGATTGTGCTGCAGTTGGAGGGCCGAGAGCGGCGGCAACCTGAGGATCTCACCGGTCTGATGGTGCGCAACCGCAGCGGTGAGCTGGTGTCCGTCGCAACAGTGGCCAGCCTGACCCGGGAGGAAGGCGTCAACAACATTCACCACTTCGGGCTCAACCGGGCCATCCGGATCACGGCCATCCCCGCGCCAACGGTCAGCAGCGGTGACGCCATCGACGCCCTGACCCAGGCCGGTGACCGCATCGGAGGCAACAACATCGGGTTGGCCTTCACAGGCCTGGCCTTGGAAGAACAACGGGCAAGACGCGTGACCTGGGTGCTCTTCGCCCTCGGCGTGACGGTGGTCTATCTGCTTCTGGCCGCTCTCTACGAGAGTTTCATTGACCCATTGATCATCCTGCTCACGGTGCCGATGGCCCTGCTCGGAGCTCTGATCGGCTTGAAGATGCGGGGTCTTCCACTGGATGTTTACGGCCAGATGGGACTTCTGGTGCTGGTGAGCCTGGCGGCCAAGAACGGAATCCTGATCGTGGAGTTCGCCAACCAGCGGATTGCGGCAGGCCTGGCCCTGCGTGACGCCGTTGTGGATGCGGCCGTGAACCGGATGCGACCCATCCTGCTGACAGCAGTCACATCCTTGGCGGGTTTCCTGCCTCTCCTGTTCGCCCAAGGCACCGGGGCGGCCAGCAGGATCAGCATCGGCACCGTGGTCTTCAGCGGACTGCTGGTGGCCTCGTTACTGTCGCTGTTTGCCGTGCCCGCCGTCTGCCTGATGCTGAAGCGGGACCGAATGCCGACTCAGCTTTAACGGTGCATTCCGAACGCCTGCACGGTGGCCCACCGCGTAGGGTGCGGCCTCAATTCACCGGTTCTGCTGCTGGAAGGAACAATGACCATCACCCCCCGGGCGACGACGGCAACCAGTTCCCAGGCGCAGTTCTTCGACTACGCCGCAGCGGCGAATCCACTGCAAAAGGGGCTGATCAGCACCATCCCCTACCGGAGCTTTTCGGCCAGTTTCTTTGATGAAGCTGGAACAGCCCTGCGGCCTCTTGATCTGAGTGCCGATCTGCAGTGCGAAGGCCCGGCCACGGGTCCATCGCTCTGCGGCAACTTCATTCGGCTGGATCATGGGTCCTTGCGCACCCATGCGGATGCGACGAGTCAGCTGTTCTTCGTGGCCCGAGGCCATGGGCAAACAGAAGCCTGTGGCCAGGTGTTTCACTGGAGCGAGGGAGATACGTTCGTGCTGCCTGCGGGCGGGGAAGCCATTCACAGCAGCGAAACACGTGCCGGCCTCTATTGGGTGCACGATGCCCCCCTGCTTCGGTATCTGGGCGTGAGCACCGTGAAACCGGTGTTCGAACCCTGCTTCTACAGCCATCAGGATGCTCGGGCGCAGCTGAATGCCATCGCCAGCAATCCCCGCGGAGCCAACGCCAACCGCGTGAGTGTGCTGTTAGGAAACAACGCGTTCCCGCAGACGCGCACCGTCACCCACACCCTGTGGGCCATGTTGGGCATTCTCCCCGCAGGCCAGGTGCAGCGCCCCCACCGACATCAGTCGATCGCCCTTGATTTTGCAGTGGCCTGC
It contains:
- a CDS encoding efflux RND transporter permease subunit, with the translated sequence MRSISQPFLRRPVLTVVCSLLILLAGFTSLLGLGLEDLPPLAPTRVSVSARFPAASPEVVEQSVTRVLEQQLNGLEGVESISSTSRQGGASITLRFNAGDPELNAIKVQNEVNLASRRLPQAVTRQGLQVRRASEDLLMILGFSHPPDQYVSTFLTGWLDQTLREALLTTPGIGDVQVFGSSELSFRLWLDPQRLEQTNLTIGDVSRALAEQNVLAAIGSIGAAPVPSGQLLTLPVEAEGRLRSQSDFENLVLRRLENGGLLRLKDVGRVSLGQRNYGREAMNLDGERSVAVGIYQRDEANALEVSRAIKRRLKQLEPSFPPGIELSLIVDVADTVQANLNRTFVTLRDAVLLVLVVLVLMLGRWRLALIPGLAVPVALVGSLTLVNLSGSNLNSLILFGLVLATGIVVDDAIVVSEDIAGRIERGTPPGQAAEDAMAELANAVIATSLVLAAVFLPVLLIPGSIGRLYQPIALAISGAILFSTLNALSFTPMACARVLGPGGGRLPGAIGRLSRWLREGMQTLQCQYAKQLELWLQRKRLIAFVLLSGLVITASGLAVMPTAFIPDDDQGQIRGYFTLPDGASLERSVAVMDDIRRIVSEEPLVRTGNFYAGSSFGQSGEDRGSFFLRLKPLKDRPGTAQSSNAIKLRLSREIQTRIGDARVVLTTPAAVRGFSSESGLSVELLDRSAGQLSLEQFGRVAEEFIQTAQATKQFERVSTRFDASFPRWRLTLNRDQLAALDLDYGATLREIGTAFGGRYIDDTYDDGRIRSIVLQLEGRERRQPEDLTGLMVRNRSGELVSVATVASLTREEGVNNIHHFGLNRAIRITAIPAPTVSSGDAIDALTQAGDRIGGNNIGLAFTGLALEEQRARRVTWVLFALGVTVVYLLLAALYESFIDPLIILLTVPMALLGALIGLKMRGLPLDVYGQMGLLVLVSLAAKNGILIVEFANQRIAAGLALRDAVVDAAVNRMRPILLTAVTSLAGFLPLLFAQGTGAASRISIGTVVFSGLLVASLLSLFAVPAVCLMLKRDRMPTQL